Proteins encoded together in one Pseudomonas sp. ADAK13 window:
- the mdcA gene encoding malonate decarboxylase subunit alpha — translation MTTTTSPDSRWTRRRDEKQRRLALVRSFADGAVLPSDRIVEALEALILPGDRVVLEGNNQKQADFLSRSLAKTDPAKLHDLHMIMPSVGRSEHLDLFEKGIARKLDFSFAGTQSLRISQLLEDGLLEIGAIHTYIELYARLVVDLIPNVVLSAGFMADRAGNIYTGPSTEDTPALIEPAAFSDGIVIVQVNQLVDDVTDLPRVDIPASWVDFVVVADKPFYIEPLFTRDPRHIKPVHVLMAMMAIRGIYEKHNVQSLNHGIGFNTAAIELILPTYGESLGLKGKICRNWTLNPHPTLIPAIESGWVESVHCFGTELGMENYIAARPDVFFTGRDGSLRSNRMFCQLAGQYAVDLFIGATLQVDGDGHSSTVTRGRLAGFGGAPNMGHDPRGRRHGTPAWLDMRHDDAPEALLERGKKLVVQMVETFQEGGKPTFVETLDAVEVARKSGMPLAPIMIYGDDVTHLLTEEGIAYLYKARSLEERQAMIAAVAGVTAIGMRHNPKDTARMRREGLIALPEDLGIRRTDATRELLAAKSVADLVAWSGGLYNPPAKFRSW, via the coding sequence ATGACAACAACAACTTCCCCCGACTCGCGCTGGACGCGGCGGCGCGACGAGAAGCAGCGTCGGCTGGCGTTAGTGCGATCTTTCGCCGATGGCGCCGTGCTCCCCAGCGACCGCATCGTCGAAGCCCTGGAAGCCCTGATCCTCCCCGGCGACCGTGTGGTGCTGGAAGGCAACAACCAGAAGCAGGCGGATTTCCTCTCGCGCTCCCTGGCCAAGACCGACCCCGCCAAGCTTCACGATCTGCACATGATCATGCCCAGCGTCGGGCGCTCCGAGCACCTGGACCTGTTTGAAAAGGGCATCGCCCGCAAGCTGGATTTTTCCTTCGCCGGCACTCAATCCCTGCGCATCAGCCAGTTGCTGGAAGACGGCCTGCTGGAAATCGGCGCGATTCACACCTACATCGAACTCTACGCGCGGCTGGTGGTGGACCTGATTCCCAACGTGGTGCTCTCCGCCGGTTTCATGGCCGACCGCGCCGGTAATATCTACACCGGCCCCAGCACTGAAGACACTCCAGCGTTGATTGAGCCGGCGGCCTTCAGCGATGGCATTGTTATCGTCCAGGTCAACCAACTGGTGGATGACGTCACCGACCTGCCGCGCGTCGACATTCCCGCGAGCTGGGTCGACTTCGTGGTGGTCGCCGACAAGCCTTTCTACATCGAACCGCTGTTCACCCGCGACCCACGGCACATCAAGCCGGTGCATGTGTTGATGGCGATGATGGCGATCCGGGGCATCTATGAAAAACACAACGTCCAGTCCCTGAACCACGGCATCGGTTTCAACACCGCCGCCATCGAATTGATCCTGCCGACCTACGGTGAATCCCTGGGGTTGAAGGGCAAGATCTGCCGCAACTGGACCCTCAACCCGCACCCAACCCTGATCCCGGCCATCGAAAGCGGCTGGGTCGAAAGCGTGCATTGCTTCGGCACCGAACTGGGCATGGAAAACTACATCGCCGCCCGGCCGGATGTGTTCTTTACCGGCCGCGATGGCTCGCTGCGTTCCAACCGGATGTTCTGCCAACTGGCTGGCCAATACGCGGTGGACCTGTTTATCGGCGCCACTCTGCAAGTCGACGGCGACGGGCATTCCTCCACGGTTACGCGTGGCCGCCTTGCCGGTTTTGGCGGGGCGCCCAACATGGGCCACGACCCGCGCGGTCGCCGCCATGGCACACCCGCCTGGCTCGACATGCGCCACGACGATGCCCCGGAAGCCTTGCTCGAACGCGGCAAAAAGCTGGTGGTGCAAATGGTCGAGACCTTCCAGGAAGGCGGCAAACCGACCTTCGTCGAAACCCTCGACGCGGTAGAAGTCGCACGCAAAAGCGGCATGCCCCTGGCGCCGATCATGATCTACGGCGACGACGTCACTCACCTGCTTACTGAGGAAGGAATCGCTTACCTGTACAAGGCCCGTTCCCTGGAAGAGCGCCAGGCGATGATCGCCGCCGTCGCCGGGGTGACTGCCATCGGCATGCGCCACAACCCCAAGGACACCGCGCGCATGCGCCGCGAAGGCTTGATCGCCTTGCCCGAAGACCTCGGCATCCGCCGCACCGACGCTACCCGCGAGCTGCTGGCCGCCAAGAGCGTGGCCGATCTGGTGGCGTGGTCCGGTGGTTTGTACAACCCGCCCGCCAAGTTCAGGAGCTGGTAA
- a CDS encoding triphosphoribosyl-dephospho-CoA synthase, producing the protein MHALKLHDLTLAERLADMAVDALIDEADLSPKPALVDRRGNGAHTDLHLGLMHASALSLWPAFKEMAEAAIEFGEVGLPLREALGRIGREGEQAMLVTTDGVNTHRGAIWALGLLVAAVALQPESSTANAVTLRAARLALLNDRYAPQPLSHGAQVAQRYGARGAREEAQLGFPSVLQRGLPQLKKSRLHQHGEQNARLDALLAIMTDLADTCVLYRAGPEGLQAMQQGAQAVLDAGGSASLAGRRQLHELDQQLLALNASPGGAADLLAACLFIDRLDGAL; encoded by the coding sequence ATGCACGCACTCAAACTGCACGACCTGACCCTGGCGGAACGCTTGGCGGATATGGCCGTCGATGCGCTGATTGATGAAGCCGACCTGTCGCCCAAACCTGCACTGGTGGACCGTCGCGGCAATGGCGCCCATACCGATTTGCACCTCGGCTTGATGCACGCTTCTGCGCTGTCGCTGTGGCCGGCGTTCAAGGAAATGGCCGAGGCCGCTATCGAATTTGGCGAAGTCGGTTTACCCCTGCGCGAAGCCCTCGGGCGAATTGGTCGCGAAGGCGAACAGGCGATGCTTGTCACCACCGATGGCGTGAACACCCATCGCGGCGCGATCTGGGCGCTCGGCTTGTTAGTCGCCGCCGTCGCACTGCAACCCGAGTCCAGCACCGCCAACGCAGTGACGTTACGCGCCGCCCGCCTGGCCCTGCTCAACGACCGCTACGCACCACAACCGCTGAGCCACGGCGCCCAAGTCGCACAACGTTATGGCGCTCGCGGTGCCCGTGAAGAAGCGCAACTGGGCTTCCCCTCGGTGCTGCAACGCGGCCTGCCACAGCTGAAAAAAAGCCGCCTGCACCAACACGGCGAACAGAACGCACGCCTCGACGCCTTGCTGGCGATCATGACCGACCTGGCCGACACCTGCGTGCTCTACCGCGCCGGGCCCGAAGGCTTGCAGGCCATGCAGCAAGGTGCCCAAGCGGTGCTGGACGCCGGTGGCAGCGCAAGCCTCGCCGGCCGCCGCCAACTGCACGAGCTGGACCAGCAACTGCTGGCGCTGAATGCCTCCCCCGGTGGCGCCGCCGACCTGTTGGCCGCCTGCCTGTTTATCGACCGCCTCGACGGAGCGCTGTGA
- a CDS encoding malonate decarboxylase subunit delta, protein METLSFEFPAGQPAKGRALVGCVGSGDLEVLLEPGTAGTLTIQVQTSVNGAQLRWQHLFERIFQEQTPPALNIDIHDFGATPGVVRLRLEQGFEEVGHD, encoded by the coding sequence ATGGAAACCTTATCCTTTGAATTCCCCGCCGGGCAGCCCGCCAAGGGCCGCGCGCTGGTGGGTTGCGTCGGCTCCGGCGACCTGGAAGTGCTGCTGGAACCGGGCACTGCCGGCACCCTGACGATTCAAGTGCAGACTTCGGTCAACGGTGCGCAGCTGCGTTGGCAGCACTTGTTTGAACGGATCTTCCAGGAGCAGACGCCTCCCGCGTTGAACATCGATATCCACGACTTCGGCGCCACCCCCGGCGTGGTGCGTTTGCGCCTGGAGCAAGGCTTCGAGGAGGTCGGTCATGACTGA
- a CDS encoding biotin-independent malonate decarboxylase subunit beta — translation MTDLLNTHSFVELGARQRAKALLDAGSYRELIDPFQRVMSPWLSRQGVVPQADDGVVIAKGSIAGLPVVIAAIEGNFQGGSLGEVGGAKMAGALELAAEDNRKGIPTRAILLLETGGVRLQEANLGLAAIADIHAAIVDLRQYQPVIGVVAGSVGCFGGMSIAAGLCSYLLVTREARLGLNGPQVIEQEAGLEEYDSRDRPFIWSLTGGEQRFNSGLADRYVADDVAQIQQQVAELLHQGLPEKQRSRQVDHYLDRLAALNAEPQIDPATVRDLYQGERS, via the coding sequence ATGACTGACTTGCTGAACACACACAGCTTCGTCGAACTCGGCGCCCGGCAGCGGGCCAAGGCCCTGCTCGATGCGGGTAGCTATCGCGAACTGATCGACCCGTTCCAGCGCGTCATGTCGCCGTGGCTGAGCCGTCAGGGCGTGGTGCCTCAGGCGGATGACGGCGTGGTGATCGCCAAGGGCAGCATCGCCGGTTTGCCGGTGGTCATCGCCGCCATCGAAGGCAATTTCCAGGGCGGCAGCCTCGGTGAAGTCGGCGGCGCAAAGATGGCCGGCGCTCTGGAGTTGGCCGCTGAAGACAACCGCAAGGGCATCCCGACGCGCGCCATCCTGCTGCTGGAAACCGGCGGCGTGCGCTTGCAGGAGGCCAATCTGGGCCTGGCCGCGATTGCCGATATCCACGCGGCGATTGTCGACCTGCGCCAGTACCAGCCGGTGATCGGCGTGGTAGCGGGCAGCGTCGGTTGTTTTGGCGGCATGTCCATCGCGGCCGGCCTGTGCAGTTACCTGCTGGTGACCCGTGAGGCGCGCCTTGGTCTGAACGGCCCGCAGGTGATCGAACAGGAAGCCGGGCTTGAGGAATATGACTCCCGCGACCGGCCCTTCATCTGGAGCCTGACCGGTGGCGAGCAACGCTTTAACAGCGGCTTGGCCGACCGTTATGTGGCCGACGATGTGGCACAGATTCAGCAGCAAGTCGCCGAACTGCTGCACCAGGGCTTGCCGGAAAAACAGCGCAGCCGTCAGGTCGATCACTACCTGGACCGCCTGGCCGCACTGAACGCCGAACCGCAAATCGACCCGGCGACGGTTCGCGATCTGTATCAGGGAGAACGCTCATGA
- the mdcE gene encoding biotin-independent malonate decarboxylase subunit gamma: MRGLQWFNALSSDATSVSGLPNSLKVADGVLGDQSVRFIAVVTDPENRFPRARNGEVGLLEGWGLAKAVDEAINTGAKRPLIAIVDVPSQAYGRREEALGIHQALAAAADSYARARLAGHPVIALLVGKAMSGAFLAHGYQANRLIALRDPGVMVHAMGKASAARVTLRSVEELEALAASVPPMAYDIDSYASLGLLWETLSVSQIEQPTPEDVARVSDCLVHAIKDVQAGGRDLSGRLGATNRSASSHVRQLLREQW; this comes from the coding sequence ATGAGAGGTTTGCAGTGGTTCAACGCATTGAGCAGCGATGCAACGTCGGTGAGCGGTTTGCCGAACTCGCTGAAGGTCGCCGACGGTGTGCTCGGTGATCAATCCGTGCGGTTTATCGCTGTGGTCACTGACCCGGAAAACCGCTTCCCCCGCGCTCGCAACGGTGAAGTCGGTTTGCTCGAAGGCTGGGGCTTGGCCAAAGCGGTGGACGAAGCGATCAACACCGGCGCCAAGCGTCCGCTGATTGCGATCGTCGATGTGCCGAGCCAGGCCTATGGCCGTCGCGAAGAAGCCTTGGGCATTCACCAGGCTCTGGCCGCTGCCGCCGACAGCTATGCCCGCGCCCGCTTGGCCGGTCACCCGGTGATCGCGCTGCTGGTCGGCAAGGCGATGTCCGGCGCCTTCCTCGCCCATGGTTACCAGGCCAATCGCCTGATTGCCCTGCGCGACCCCGGCGTGATGGTGCATGCCATGGGCAAGGCCTCGGCCGCGCGGGTGACCCTGCGCAGTGTTGAAGAGCTGGAAGCCCTGGCCGCCAGCGTGCCGCCGATGGCCTATGACATCGACAGTTATGCCAGCCTCGGTTTGCTGTGGGAGACCTTGTCGGTCAGCCAGATTGAGCAGCCCACTCCTGAAGATGTCGCGCGAGTCAGCGATTGCCTGGTGCACGCGATCAAGGATGTGCAGGCGGGCGGCCGTGACCTGAGCGGTCGCCTGGGCGCCACCAACCGCTCGGCTTCCAGCCACGTGCGCCAACTGCTGCGGGAGCAATGGTGA
- a CDS encoding malonate decarboxylase holo-ACP synthase, whose amino-acid sequence MVNAHDLLWGMTPAHAPADAPAWVLEALAAGHPVVVRRAIAPPGQVAVGVRGRLREQRFAAVMPLAAVQRCVVPEDLRGVISPRDLPALQALAQLRPVLAHENWGVTGSAGFELASGIEALHAKSDLDLILRTPEPLDRGDAEDLLAILDTAVCAVDLQLQTPFGAVALREWAGGSRRVLLKNASGAQLVIDPWQAVA is encoded by the coding sequence ATGGTGAACGCTCACGACTTGCTCTGGGGCATGACCCCGGCGCATGCGCCCGCCGATGCTCCGGCCTGGGTGCTGGAAGCGTTGGCCGCCGGGCATCCGGTGGTGGTACGGCGTGCGATTGCGCCGCCGGGCCAGGTGGCGGTGGGTGTACGCGGGCGCTTGCGCGAGCAGCGCTTCGCCGCCGTGATGCCGCTGGCAGCCGTGCAAAGATGCGTGGTGCCGGAAGACCTGCGCGGTGTGATTTCGCCACGGGATTTACCGGCGTTGCAGGCCCTCGCTCAGTTGCGCCCGGTGCTGGCGCATGAAAACTGGGGGGTCACTGGCAGTGCCGGCTTTGAGCTGGCCAGCGGTATTGAAGCGCTGCACGCCAAGAGTGATCTGGATTTGATTTTGCGCACGCCCGAGCCGCTTGATCGCGGCGATGCAGAGGACCTGCTGGCAATACTGGACACCGCGGTGTGCGCCGTGGACCTGCAACTGCAAACGCCTTTCGGCGCGGTCGCCTTGCGTGAGTGGGCCGGTGGTTCGCGTCGCGTACTGCTGAAAAATGCCAGCGGCGCGCAGTTGGTGATCGACCCTTGGCAGGCCGTGGCATGA
- the mdcH gene encoding malonate decarboxylase subunit epsilon, producing MSSLLAFPGQGAQRPGMLQQLPRAVLEEASAALNEDVLTLDSAQALASTRAVQLCLLIAGVASARWLEHTPDYVAGLSIGAYPAAVIAGSLDFSDALKLVSLRGELMQQAYPHGYGMTALIGPDLSTVEALLAQVHSPQTPVYLANINADNQTVIAGSDEAMNAVAHLVSGNGVAKRLAVSVPSHCALLEKPAEALAQAFAAVTLKPPSITYLSSTRARPIHNTEHLRDDLAFNMCRIVDWRGTVQSAYERGVRLHIELPPGAVLTGLARRVFEQGTVIAFEGARLDTLQALLREEGRRHR from the coding sequence ATGAGCAGCCTCCTGGCGTTCCCGGGGCAGGGCGCGCAGCGTCCCGGCATGCTCCAGCAACTGCCGCGCGCGGTGCTGGAAGAAGCCAGTGCAGCCTTGAACGAGGACGTTCTGACGCTCGATTCTGCCCAAGCGCTGGCCTCGACCCGCGCCGTGCAGCTCTGCCTGTTGATTGCCGGCGTGGCCAGTGCGCGCTGGCTGGAACACACCCCCGATTACGTCGCCGGCCTGTCCATCGGCGCCTATCCGGCCGCCGTGATTGCCGGCTCCCTGGACTTTTCCGATGCGCTGAAACTCGTCAGCCTGCGCGGCGAATTGATGCAGCAGGCGTATCCCCACGGCTACGGCATGACCGCCCTCATCGGCCCGGACCTGTCCACCGTCGAAGCCTTGCTCGCCCAGGTCCACAGCCCGCAAACCCCGGTGTACCTGGCCAATATCAACGCTGATAACCAGACGGTCATCGCCGGCAGCGACGAAGCAATGAACGCAGTCGCCCATCTGGTCAGTGGCAACGGCGTCGCCAAACGCCTGGCCGTCAGCGTGCCGTCCCATTGCGCGCTGCTGGAAAAACCCGCCGAGGCGCTGGCTCAAGCCTTCGCTGCAGTGACATTGAAACCGCCGAGCATCACCTACCTGAGCAGCACCCGCGCCCGGCCGATCCACAACACCGAACACCTGCGCGACGACCTCGCCTTCAACATGTGCCGCATCGTCGATTGGCGCGGCACCGTGCAAAGCGCCTATGAGCGTGGCGTGCGCCTGCACATCGAACTGCCTCCCGGCGCCGTGCTCACGGGCCTCGCGCGCCGGGTGTTCGAGCAAGGCACCGTCATCGCCTTCGAAGGCGCCCGCCTGGACACCTTGCAGGCCTTGCTGCGAGAGGAGGGCCGCCGCCACCGATAA
- the madL gene encoding malonate transporter subunit MadL codes for MIIYGVALLAICMLAGVILGDMLGVLLGVKSNVGGVGIAMILLICARLWMHKHGGMTKECEMGVGFWGAMYIPVVVAMAAQQNVVTALHGGPVAVLAAIGSVVVCGCTIALISRTHKGEPLPDEEPLIAAAPVAGGR; via the coding sequence ATGATTATTTACGGTGTGGCGTTGCTGGCGATCTGCATGTTGGCCGGCGTGATTCTGGGCGACATGCTCGGCGTGCTGCTGGGGGTCAAATCCAACGTGGGCGGGGTGGGGATCGCGATGATCCTGCTGATCTGCGCGCGGTTGTGGATGCACAAGCACGGCGGCATGACCAAGGAATGCGAGATGGGCGTCGGCTTCTGGGGTGCCATGTACATCCCGGTGGTGGTGGCGATGGCGGCGCAACAAAACGTGGTGACTGCGCTGCACGGCGGCCCGGTGGCGGTGCTGGCGGCGATTGGTTCGGTGGTGGTATGTGGTTGCACGATTGCCTTGATCAGCCGTACGCACAAAGGCGAACCGCTGCCCGATGAAGAGCCGTTGATCGCGGCTGCACCTGTCGCGGGAGGTCGCTGA
- the madM gene encoding malonate transporter subunit MadM produces MWELIEKGLANNGLVTAFAFVGVVMWISVVLSRRLTFGRIHGSAIAIVIGLVLAWVGGTLTGGQKGLADVALFSGIGLMGGAMLRDFAIVATAFEVQATEARKAGLIGAIALLLGTVLPFIVGASIAWAFGYRDAISMTTIGAGAVTYIVGPVTGAALGASSDVVALSIATGLIKAILVMVGTPMAARWMGLDNPRSAMVFGGLAGTVSGVTAGLAATDRRLVPYGALTATFHTGLGCLLGPSVLYFIVRGIVG; encoded by the coding sequence ATGTGGGAACTCATCGAGAAAGGCCTGGCCAATAACGGCTTGGTGACTGCCTTTGCGTTTGTCGGCGTGGTGATGTGGATTTCGGTGGTGCTGTCCAGGCGCTTGACGTTCGGACGCATCCACGGCTCGGCCATCGCGATTGTGATCGGGCTGGTGCTGGCCTGGGTAGGCGGCACGCTGACCGGCGGGCAGAAAGGCCTGGCGGACGTGGCGTTGTTTTCCGGGATCGGGTTGATGGGCGGCGCCATGCTGCGGGACTTTGCCATCGTGGCCACGGCGTTTGAAGTGCAGGCCACCGAGGCGCGCAAGGCCGGGTTGATTGGTGCGATTGCCTTGCTGCTGGGCACGGTGTTGCCGTTTATTGTGGGTGCGAGCATCGCCTGGGCGTTTGGTTATCGCGATGCGATCAGCATGACCACCATCGGTGCGGGCGCGGTGACTTACATCGTCGGGCCGGTGACCGGGGCGGCATTGGGTGCAAGCTCGGATGTGGTGGCGCTGTCCATTGCCACCGGCTTGATCAAGGCGATCCTGGTGATGGTCGGTACGCCCATGGCGGCCCGCTGGATGGGCCTGGATAACCCGCGCTCGGCCATGGTGTTCGGTGGCCTGGCCGGTACCGTGAGCGGCGTGACGGCAGGCCTGGCCGCAACGGATCGTCGGCTGGTGCCGTATGGCGCGTTGACCGCCACCTTCCACACCGGGCTTGGCTGCCTGCTGGGGCCGTCGGTGCTCTACTTCATCGTGCGCGGGATTGTCGGCTAG
- a CDS encoding LysR family transcriptional regulator — protein sequence MLIDEEFTLKKLEIFLAFMRTGNLARAAAELQTSNVSVHRAIHSLENALRCPLFKHEGRNLTPLESAYVLEERAQKLVQDVVDSVRVTREAAGFSAERFKLGSLYSLTVKTVPQLIMGLKIRRSELNIDLILGSNFDLLYKLKNMEVDAILISLDEHANDPDCEQIALFSDDIFLATPADSPFDREQEIDLADVRDATFITLTQGFATHQDGNRVFKQAGFEPKVAMQVNDIFTLLSMVSSGVGYALLPGRIAAVYENRVKLIPLQPRYRLQQHIGVVFLKAKERDPNLLALLAECRMYANRQA from the coding sequence ATGCTGATCGACGAAGAATTCACCCTCAAGAAGCTGGAAATCTTCCTGGCGTTCATGCGCACCGGCAACCTGGCGCGGGCGGCGGCTGAATTGCAGACCAGCAACGTCAGCGTGCACCGGGCGATCCACTCCCTGGAAAACGCCCTGCGCTGCCCGCTGTTCAAGCACGAAGGGCGCAATCTCACGCCGCTGGAAAGCGCCTATGTGCTGGAAGAGCGTGCGCAAAAGCTGGTGCAGGATGTGGTCGACAGCGTGCGGGTGACCCGCGAGGCCGCCGGTTTCTCCGCCGAGCGCTTCAAGCTGGGTTCGCTGTATTCGTTGACGGTGAAGACCGTGCCGCAGCTGATCATGGGCCTGAAGATTCGCCGCAGCGAACTCAACATCGACTTGATCCTCGGCTCCAATTTCGACTTGCTGTACAAGCTGAAGAACATGGAAGTCGATGCCATCCTGATCTCCCTCGACGAGCACGCCAACGACCCGGACTGCGAACAGATCGCGCTGTTTTCCGACGACATCTTCCTCGCCACCCCGGCCGACTCCCCCTTCGACCGCGAGCAGGAAATCGACCTGGCGGATGTACGCGACGCTACCTTCATCACCCTCACCCAAGGCTTCGCCACCCATCAGGACGGCAACCGCGTGTTCAAGCAGGCAGGGTTCGAGCCAAAGGTGGCGATGCAGGTCAACGACATCTTCACCCTGCTGAGCATGGTCAGCTCGGGCGTGGGGTATGCGCTGCTGCCGGGGCGGATCGCGGCGGTGTACGAGAACCGGGTAAAGCTGATTCCCCTGCAACCGCGCTACCGCTTGCAGCAGCACATTGGCGTGGTGTTTCTGAAAGCCAAGGAGCGCGACCCGAACTTGCTCGCGCTGTTGGCAGAGTGCCGGATGTATGCCAACCGGCAGGCCTGA
- a CDS encoding chromate transporter, with product MQSVLFHLMIQCALWSLMAIGGNTVALSDIHRYTVTDMNWITDAQFVAFFALSQALPGPNGMFLVFIGQQAAGLPGALVALTAKLVPCSVLTYFGAGWLEKHTNTPWVQRVKGSLLPISIGLILAASYILMNSLENNATSLVLTLASAGVVYYTRLNAIWLIILGVVLGLCSAWLGVNWF from the coding sequence ATGCAAAGCGTGCTGTTTCACCTGATGATCCAATGCGCGCTGTGGTCGCTGATGGCGATTGGCGGCAACACCGTGGCCCTGAGCGATATCCATCGCTACACCGTCACCGACATGAACTGGATCACCGACGCCCAGTTCGTCGCCTTCTTCGCCCTGTCCCAGGCCTTGCCGGGGCCCAATGGCATGTTCCTGGTGTTTATCGGCCAGCAAGCCGCCGGGTTGCCAGGCGCACTGGTGGCGCTGACCGCCAAACTGGTGCCCTGCTCGGTACTGACCTATTTCGGCGCCGGCTGGCTGGAAAAACACACCAACACCCCGTGGGTACAGCGAGTCAAAGGCAGCCTGTTGCCGATCTCCATCGGGCTGATCCTGGCCGCCAGCTACATCCTGATGAACAGCCTGGAAAACAACGCCACCAGCCTGGTGCTGACCCTGGCCAGCGCCGGCGTGGTGTATTACACGCGGCTCAATGCGATCTGGCTGATCATCCTCGGCGTGGTTTTGGGCTTGTGCAGTGCATGGCTGGGAGTGAACTGGTTTTAG
- a CDS encoding chromate transporter: protein MPDLEPAQPHPSLWQLFYNFAMVGLFGFGGVMPWARQMMVDRRQWVSEQGFNELLTTGQFFPGPNIANVGIIYGRRLHGLPGAVVTVVGLYLFPSLITVLAGFAYAKWWSHDVVQQIFGAVMPIATGLMLGTTLRLLKAMPRTLANYSAFVLTFVLMAVLVLPLWMVLLICIPSSLALSFMGKQKVAG, encoded by the coding sequence ATGCCTGACCTCGAACCTGCCCAGCCTCATCCCAGTCTGTGGCAGTTGTTTTACAACTTCGCCATGGTCGGCCTGTTTGGCTTCGGCGGCGTAATGCCCTGGGCGCGGCAGATGATGGTCGACCGCCGGCAGTGGGTCAGTGAGCAAGGTTTCAACGAGCTGCTGACCACCGGCCAATTCTTCCCCGGGCCGAACATTGCCAACGTCGGCATCATCTACGGCCGGCGCCTGCACGGCTTGCCGGGTGCGGTTGTGACCGTGGTCGGGTTGTATCTGTTCCCCTCGCTGATCACCGTGCTGGCGGGCTTCGCCTATGCCAAATGGTGGAGCCATGACGTGGTGCAGCAGATCTTCGGCGCAGTGATGCCGATCGCCACCGGGCTGATGCTCGGCACCACCCTGCGCCTGCTCAAGGCAATGCCGCGGACCCTGGCCAACTACAGCGCGTTTGTCCTGACGTTTGTGTTGATGGCGGTGCTGGTGCTGCCGTTGTGGATGGTCTTGCTGATCTGCATTCCCAGTTCGTTGGCCTTGAGCTTCATGGGCAAACAGAAGGTGGCCGGCTGA
- the trhA gene encoding PAQR family membrane homeostasis protein TrhA: MYHGERFNAWSHLLGAVAAFVGAVWMLVVAGMDGSPWKIVSVAIYGFTLLVLYSASTVYHSVRGRKKAIMQKVDHFSIYLLIAGSYTPFCLVTLRGPWGWTLFGIVWGLAVIGILQEIKPRSEARILSIVIYAVMGWIVLVAVKPLIAALGPTGFAWLASGGVLYTVGIIFFALEDRLRHSHGIWHLFVIGGSLLHFVAIMGYVL; this comes from the coding sequence ATGTATCACGGGGAACGATTCAACGCCTGGAGCCACTTGCTCGGGGCGGTTGCGGCTTTTGTGGGCGCGGTATGGATGTTGGTGGTGGCCGGTATGGACGGCAGCCCCTGGAAGATTGTCAGCGTGGCGATCTACGGTTTCACGTTGTTGGTGCTGTACAGCGCGTCGACCGTGTACCACAGCGTGCGCGGGCGCAAGAAAGCGATCATGCAGAAGGTGGATCACTTTTCGATCTACCTGCTGATTGCCGGCAGCTACACACCGTTTTGCCTGGTGACGCTGCGCGGGCCGTGGGGCTGGACGCTGTTCGGGATTGTGTGGGGGCTGGCGGTGATCGGCATCCTGCAAGAGATCAAGCCGCGCTCCGAGGCGCGAATCCTGTCGATTGTGATCTACGCCGTGATGGGCTGGATCGTGCTGGTGGCGGTCAAGCCGCTGATCGCGGCGCTGGGGCCCACGGGGTTTGCCTGGCTGGCCTCGGGCGGGGTGCTGTACACCGTGGGTATTATTTTCTTTGCCCTCGAGGACCGCCTGCGGCACTCCCACGGCATCTGGCATTTGTTCGTGATCGGCGGCAGCCTGCTGCATTTTGTGGCGATCATGGGGTATGTGTTATAG